DNA sequence from the Callospermophilus lateralis isolate mCalLat2 chromosome 2, mCalLat2.hap1, whole genome shotgun sequence genome:
ACAAGTTTTATACTCAAACATGATGCTGATGGATTCCAGAAGTTTCTTGATTACTTTTGAACCTCATAATTTCTTTCTGTATAATGTAGTTGTTAGGGAAGTACACAGTAATGTTTCATATATATGAGAGTATATAAAGAGATAAATTACATAATATGTAAGAGCACATAGCTTTTCATAAAATATTCACAATAATCTATATTTAAATTCACAAGTTTTGCCTTCACAAGTCCATTGCTGAGTGCATAGATGCTTAAAAGACCCATTCATAGAATGGTGAGCAGAGGAATTATTATGGTCAGAAAAATCTGAATGCAGAATTTACCTCTTTGTCCCAGAAAGAGTCCAATGAAGTCAAAGACAGAGACAAAGATGGTAAACTAACTTCGAGAGAAGATATAACATTATATTGGCAGACATAGGGAAGATTTTGAAGGACAGACAAAATTCACACTCCAGGGTCTCCCAATTAGTTAAGAACTTCAATGCATAATATTACACACATATTATTTTGGAAAAGAATAGAAGTTGGCTTCTTTCTTGAAAGAATCATCaaacttgttttttaaaaaaaattacagtatGTATTATCTATATTAGTAGAAACAGATCTCAAAGGTTGACTATTTCTACTCTTTGTTGAATATCCACCATAATAGCCTGAACATATTTAACAACACATCTTTACAAGTCTATTTTTTACTTAAATCTCTACTAGGGATTATGAGAACGTAGTGACCTcatatatgattatataaatACAAGAGAGCATTCTAGGTACAGTCAAGTTTGTGCATTCATAAAACAATGGACTTGAGTGTGGTTGGTATGAAATTTGGGAGAGGCATCAGACACTGATTAATGGAAAACAGCATGTGAGATGAGCACATTTTTAAACCTGGTATAAggagactatttttaaaaaatggaaggaGGAGGATGACCAATGAAAGGGACATGAACATCATTAAGTAAAGAATAGGAGAggagatgtggggataggaaatatAGTACAATGAAGCGAGCATTATTTCTGTATGTATACAtgagactacatgaccaatatgattctgcaacatgtacactcagaaaaatgagaaattatatctcatctatatatgatatatcaaagtgtatgcattctactgtcaggtataactaattaaaacaaattaaaaaatttaaaaaactgtcTGTCTTCACTAGAAATGTATGTGATCCTGATTGTCATGGAGTATGTTGCTAAATAAATTCTGACATAGATCAATTTGTGAGAAGGGTAAAGAATTACATTAAAATTTCAGCCTGTGCTGAATAAATCCCGGGGGAAAATACTGAGCCAGGGATCTAATTAATCATGCTTGAATAATACAAAGGAGTGAGGACAGATGCTTAAGAGATATAAGTCCCAACAGTCACTAGTTTAAAATACAATGTGATCTACTGAGCATTCACGTACCAGAGATAAGGACAGAAAGACTTTCTTATTCAGGTAAGTTTCTGAATGTCTAattgaaaaagaaaggaaacagaaatccCTGCCTTGTTTGGAAAAATCAGAAATCAAGTATTGAGGAATGTTTCAATGAAAGATTTTATTCCTTATTACTCAGTTAAATATGGCCAATGATATTTTCATGTTAGAGGTCTGTAAACGCCACTGCATTCATTTGTCATTTGTGTAAGGATAGttacttgtttatttgttttcatcAAAATTCATTAGTAACCCATTCCTGTTAAAATCACTCTGCAAGCGATATGGTGCAGGTAAATTTAAAGTCTGAACTAGCTTAACCAAATAATAATAGAGGTAGCACATTACAAATACCAATATATGTAAATTGAAGCCCAAGTGGATCACATGCCATGTTATTGATGTCTAGAAGAGCTAATATATGAGTGCCCAGATTCCAGTTTTCACATATGAGCAGATAGACAGAGACACCCCACCACGTGCATATATAAGCACATAGTAAAAACAAGAAACAGAAGCCTGACtctaaaatatttactgtttttctattttcactTTAAAGAAAAACTCAATTAACAGCCAAATTTAAGACAAAACATTTGTTGTGTTGTGTTGCTCCTACTTCTTTTTATCACTACTTTTTGGCTTTTCAAGGGCCTTTTCCTTTGGAACCAGGTCAGTTATACAAAGTATTTATATGATATTGGTAAATCAGTGATGATGTGTGATAGACTAGTTCCATAAAATGTGctttattttacaaaaaaacCCTATAACCACCAAAAAAGTCATCATAATGATTTTATTAACTTTATGGTATATCATTATTAGTAATTAAATCAATTCTGATTCTTGAACAATATAATAAATGTCATATCTTTGTCGAAGTTATTGGATATTCAGTATTTTATGGCTTCTGTCTCTAAATTTGGTATTTCCTTTACATCATTTTATAACTAAAACCATGTTAGTTTATTACCATCCATTGAGTGAATGATAGATGCACAGAGAGGAACATATCTCAGGActtatataaatattaacaacAAATGCTTATCAACTTccaattctaaaaaaaaattgttttatatgaTAATAACTTTAAATGTCTGGGACACTTTCTGAGTGTACAGAAAATAACTTACAGAAAGAAATTACATTTTGTCTTATAGATGTTATTTTTTTGGCTATTCAGAAAACATTGGATCTTAACCTGATTAATTTTCTAATAGTGTAGGAGAAGAATGAAGAAGAATGGATCCTGGAAACTGCTCCTCATTAACTGAATTTTTTCTCTTGGGAATCACTGATAACCCCGAAATGAAAGTTGTTCTGTTCACTGCATTTCTAGTTGTTTACCTCATTAGCCTCCTCACAAATCTTGGAATGATCATTTTAATCAGAACAGACTCCCAGCTTCACACTCCAATGTACTTCTTCCTGAGCCACCTCTCATTTTCTGACCTCTGCTATTCTACAGCAGTTGGACCCAAGATGCTGGTGGACATATTTGCCAAGAACAAATCAATTCCCTTCCTTGGTTGTGCTCTGCAATTCCTCGTTGTCTGTATCTTCATAGATACTGAGTGTATGCTGCTGGCAGTGATGGCCTTTGATAGGTACAAGGCCATCAGCAGGCCCTTGAGCTATGCAATAGACATGTCCAGCAAGGTGTGCTCCCAACTGCTGGTTGGGGTTTACCTGGTGGGGCTGACAGATGCTTTGATACATACATCTTTGACATTCCACTTGTGTTTCTGTGGGTCTAATGAGATTAATCATTTCTTCTGTGATATTCCTCCTGTCCTATCCATATCATGCTCAGACACACAGGTCAATGTGTTAGTGATCTTCACCATTTTTGGTTTCATTGAACTGAGTACCATTTGTGGAGTCCTTGTCTCTTATGGCTACATCATCTCATCAGTCTTAAAGATCCGCTCGACTAAGGGGAGGCTCAAAGCTTTCTCCACCTGTGCCTCCCATCTAACTGCTGTTTCGATTTTCCAAGGCACCATGCTTTTCATGTATTTCCGGCCAAGTTCTTCCTACTCTCTAGATCAAGACAAAATCACTTCACTGTTTTATACCCTGTTTATTCCTATGTTGAACCCTCTAATTTATAGCCTACGTAACAAGGATGTGAAAGAGGCCCTacaaaaactgagaaataaatttttttttagtatatgctATTGATATGCATTGACACACAAATATATAATATTCATGAAATGTTCTATACTTCATTGTGGGATGACAAAATATGGTactctttatttctacaaaaaaaacctTTCTGGTCTCTTTGTTAGTGTGCCAGAGGTGATTTTTCGGGGGAGGAGGGGATTTTTTGGTGTATATTTTAtgcacaaattttatttttctactagTTATTGTGCCTTTAGTAAGAATAACTAATTATTCATATTAATAAATCCTATAATGTATTGGAAATTCACAACATTCATTGATTAGGCATGGATAATTTACAAGAAACTTTATAACACCATAATGCCAAAAAGTAAAGGATCCTAAGAAGCagcaaaatgttaaaaatctatacTGCAAAGAAGAAAATACTTTTGGAAATGAACAATCAATAGACATACACTGGTGGAGTgatggggagaaaaaaaattctagatgGAGATGAGAATTAGAGATCCTAGGCAGGCAGTAGCAGTgacttttacagataaggaagtcCACAAGAgaggaataaaaagaaacaagtttTCATTTGTATTCCCCTAATGCTGTGTGGTGTTGAACAGGTTTTCATTACTTATTGGcaatttttatgtcttttttattttttcgagCAGTGTCTATTTGGatcatttgtatatttttatctttgttttgcttttctttctccttctaatAATTTCTTGGATTTCCATTGTAACCATAAGTTCTTATGTTCTGCTAGGGTTAATATAGTCAATTAAATGTACtgtatacttaaaaaataaagagaaaaagtgaATTTGAGTGCTAAGCCATAAAGAAAGTATATGTCAAATATACTCATGGCTCTGATTTTGTCATTACATTGTAAGCATATGACTCAGCCTCACATCATACCCATATATTTGTAAAATTTCAGGTCaattatatgtaaataaaattaaggaaaaCAAACTTGCAAAAAGAAGGGTTTTGTGCTAAAATACTCCACTCACTCACTTACACTGTGgttctcttcttccctttctcaGCCCTAAATACATCTTTGTAATTCATAAATTATTTCTCTTACAGGCATTGATCCATTTATCAGTCTGTTCATTAAACTATCACCTTCCATATGAGACAGTGATTATTCTCTGCTCAAGGACAGTATGATTTGTTCCTGTCACTCTATCACTACTCCAAGACTAAACACAAAatgggaaaaaacaaacaaacaacaacaaaaatcaacttAAGGCAATCCCAatgactgggaaggctgaggcaggttaGCTGCAGGAAATTTGTgaagtcctaagcaatttagtgcaacccagtctcaaagtaaaaaacaataaagagatgtggctcagtggttaatcagtggttaagtgtccctaggtTAATACCAGGTGCCTccctcccacacacacaaaaaatcaacctatgtgatagtgttttgagaGCTTATTAGATATAAATTGAAATTAACTGACATTGTGGTATGTGCCTTAAATACCTATTCTATAGTTTGGAAGAAAGTAAATAAAACTGTGGATTTTAGTATAATGAATAAAAAAAggcatgaaaattaattaaacagGAAGTAAAAATATTGTTTCTGTACTTCACTGATTGTTAGTTACTCCATTGGACTCTGCTGAAGTTTATTATGCCACAACACTGGAAGAAGCTAGTTGAGGAAATGGGTATACAGTcacatgttagaagaaatacacaAAACTATATGATATTGTTAGTTATCTGATAAAAGTATACAAGCTAAGATACATGaatgttgttatggtttgaatcaaAAAACATCATCCTAAAAAACTGATGTCTTGAAAACATGATACCAAAGCAGAAAGGTTCAGAAGTGTGGCTTTTTAGACAGTGACTCTCTAATAGTCATGATAGGTTTAGATGCAGCAACACCACAGATATATTGAGGAAAACCGGAGTCCACTGTAAACTACCTCACAGATGATCTGCAACCGCCccccacttttttaaaataaagaggtGACTGGTGTCTATTGAGGAAGAGTAACTTGATAAATTCCATAGTCACTGTGAGTTACCTAGGATGTCTACCTCATAAAATGTTGAGGGAAAGAATGAAATAGGAGGCAGAGAAAGAAAGGAGCCCTGGGTTTTCCTCAATATATCTGTGGTGTTGCTGCCATCTAAACCTATCATGACTATTAgagatattttaaatatcaaaataataataataaacatgatGAGGCACTTCAACTTTGCACAAAAGAACTGCATGGTAACTCCTGGTAATATGGCCTAAATGGACAATGACCACTGGTATCAGCTGAAAATGTGAGTTGTGAAAATTCAGATGCATTTTTAACCAAAGTCTCTTTAACTGATTTCCATTTCTGCATTTAGACTTACAGTCACATCACTCAAGTAGTTTTATGACTACTAGACCTCAGATGAATAAGAATTAAAACTACATAACTCTAACTTATCCAATGAAATAATCAAATGAAAATGATTCATGATGTTAATTTCAGACATTTGTGAAGATATATAACAACTACAGCTTTTAGTGACAGTAGGAGTCATAATAGTTTCAACTGGAAAATTATTTGGCAGCGTCTTTTATAACTGAACATACACATACCTTATTACCCCAAAATGCTCTTCCTTATTTTACACCCAATAGATTAAATGCATAATGCACAATCACACTTGTGCAAAAAATGATCACACTAGAAGTGTTTGCAATTTGATTAATAATGGATGGTGTGTTTATTTGTTAAGATGCTGCTGCACATTGAAAACAAATAAACTATCACCACATACAAAAGAATAGAGTAATTTAACATAGAAAGAGTTAAAGAATCCTGCCATTCAGAGATACTGTTTGAAATGCTGATTCTGCTCTGTTTTGTGGTTGGGGTATTGTTGCACGACCATTTCCATTTCTGAAGTTACTCTTGCTGCTGTTTATTTTTGAGCCACTCTCTATTAATACACAACTCCTTTGTGACATAATTGGATTAACTGTTTTTCAGCAACATACTAGTACTACTGATGCTCCTATATTGATGGGAAGTAGAAGTTGGACCACAGAGCCAGGAGAGGCTGCCATGTTCATGAAGCTAAAGGTTGCATTCTTCCCAGATTGTACACTGAGGAAAGTGAGCCATGCCTGAAGACAGAGAAGAACCTGAAGtgaaaaaaaagtgaatttggaaaaaaaaaatcagaaaaacttAACCATGAATGTCTCCTCCAAATGTTCACCAGAGAATTAATAAAGCTCTTGAGTAACACAAAAAATTACATTCTTGAGCTAATCTGGTTGAAAATTACTAGTAATTATTCAGATTTGCTTTTGGTCTCAATAGTATCTCTCATAGGAATACATTTAGTATTTTACTGTTGGAATCAtcattcaaaaaatgaaatatcaagAGACATCAAAAATTATCACTAAGAATCACTTTTCCAAAGATTATAATACTCAGATGTGACAGAACTTCACCTGATGAGTATTCTAGCTTTCTAGAAAGCAATAGAAATGTTCCATATCAACAAAGCAGACAAACAAAACGACCATCACAAAACCTACAACCATTACTTCAAATTGGGTTGTAGAGGGAACATGAAACTACTGGAAGCATTGGTATGCATAACCTGTTGCCCTTCTTGTACCCCTTACTGTTTTGTAATTTAGCACATTCATCATACACAGGACTTGTGGCAATTGAATTAACTACATTAAGATTTACATTATATAGTTGATATATATGATCATTGCACACTTTGCAACAACATATCAACCAAAGACATTTGAATATCACATAGTAACTTATGCTTATAACTGCACTACAGTGTCTCACACTTAATGAAAAGGTGACAAGACAAAGAGCAGACCCATTAACTTGCCAAGTTGTGCAATTTCAGGaggcatagattttttttttcatctttttttccctctcttcctGGAACTGTACAACGCTATTGCCCTCCACACTATTTTCTATTAGTAAAAATGTTAATGATTTCCAGCCAAGTTGATAGAAATAAAACAAATGGTCCACCAGTGTGGAAACCCTTGCTATTTGCTCGATTTTCTTTTCAGTCACTGTTGGGATCCTGCCTAGGTTTACAAACGGATCCTAATGGTCTCTGAAGGTACTTTGGCTCTCTAATTTTGTAAGTTTTCAAATATTGCTTTAAAATTAGCACATTTTAACTTCTGtgagaaataataaaaagtaatttttagatatatattttaCTATGCTTCTTTCAGGAATCTAACATGAGAAATTTCTATGGATTCAGTGCAACAATACCTACAATACACTATAAGTTGACTTATCACTATGGGTTTTAGACAACTCAGTGTCTAATATATATAACAATCTGTGGTGATAATTAAATAATGTAAAATGCCTGACTAGGTTGAGAAGGCTAAAATTTTCATTTGAAGGTGAAATCTATTTGTTCTTATAGGCTATTTCTTGaatatatgtttaaaaataaCCCTTACACATGATAAATTATGTATGCATAATTTTACTTATAAGTAGATGTTTTATTATATGAAAATTAGATATAAGAAAAATGGCCATTGGTAGAagagattaaataaattaatgtatGCAAATAGAAAGGAAAGCATCACATCTAATCACAATATTTATTTGTATCCAAGGTATGTTTATCTGACATTATTTTTGTTGAAGATGAGAAACTCTTTAGTATAGAAAACAAAACCTAATTATCATAAGACAATGTGAAAACTGTTCATTTTTACTCCCTTgtaaaattatttctattttcatcttttatttctttttacctAAAAAGTTTAGTACCAGGgactaaactcaggggcactcgaccactgagctgcatgcccaacactattttgcattttattttagagacagggtcttgctgaattactTAATGCCTTGTtattattgaggctggctttgaactcatgatccttctgtctcagccttccaagccactgggtttagaggcatgcgccaccacagcCACCATAATCTTTGAATGtgtttgataaagaatatttgtgTGTTCGTGTCCATGTAAATGTTTAAGGATTCACTGATTTTACATTTATgtcattaaaacaaataaactggCACACTGAGATATGGaatattggttgactgcagtcacTTTAGTCATGACCTAATATTGGGCATTAAACTAGATAAGAAagtaagaacaattttttttatgcttttaaaaacaGGTCTGCATTTATTTCCCAATTACCTTACTTCTTTAAAATATCAGATGCTAAACTTATTCCCAAGGGATCAAGTGCTCAGCACCCAGGAGTCAAACACAGAGATGTTTAATATCCCAGGCAATCTGAAGACAATGAATAGCCTTGGGAAGGTATAGGTGCATCCAGATACCAGGTATGTAGCTCTGATCaggttctgattttttttaattttttattttacctttgTTCTATCTTATATATTACTTTAGTTTTTTGTAACACTtttgaaataaaagtaaaattgttATATAACAGAAGAAGATTATGAAACTTGATGCAAACATTGACtttaattactttatttatttagcattttaaataatacaaatataGCAGAGAATTCACTAATGCTAAGATGATATATggaaattatatatcatataccATGGTAGCATTATTAATCAATATCATTTGTCATTTAACCTCTTACTGGCATTTTAATATATCTTAAAACCTTctcatattacaaagaaaatcacTGCTTTTAGAGATCTTTAAACAGTGGTAAATATTTAAATGAGTTTATGCCGAGATATAGAGACCTGCACATTGACCATTATACTCCTGGTAAGGtttaaagtttttcatttttattcatttacctTCAACTCCACTTTTCTTATATCTGCACTGGTTAAAGATCACAGGAATGTTATTATAAGATGTACAATTAGTTTTGACAAAATATGACAGTGGGACCTAGAATTCCATTGGCCTTTTAAATAAAACTTAGCAGAATTCATTGGTATAAAACAGAAACAGGGaacaatgaaaataataaaacatataaCAACTTTGTGGAGACACAGTTCAGAG
Encoded proteins:
- the LOC143390453 gene encoding olfactory receptor 5W2-like; this encodes MDPGNCSSLTEFFLLGITDNPEMKVVLFTAFLVVYLISLLTNLGMIILIRTDSQLHTPMYFFLSHLSFSDLCYSTAVGPKMLVDIFAKNKSIPFLGCALQFLVVCIFIDTECMLLAVMAFDRYKAISRPLSYAIDMSSKVCSQLLVGVYLVGLTDALIHTSLTFHLCFCGSNEINHFFCDIPPVLSISCSDTQVNVLVIFTIFGFIELSTICGVLVSYGYIISSVLKIRSTKGRLKAFSTCASHLTAVSIFQGTMLFMYFRPSSSYSLDQDKITSLFYTLFIPMLNPLIYSLRNKDVKEALQKLRNKFFFSICY